A single genomic interval of Gouania willdenowi chromosome 22, fGouWil2.1, whole genome shotgun sequence harbors:
- the LOC114456586 gene encoding uncharacterized protein LOC114456586, translated as MLRNRPPSSRLASPSKVAASIKAQYKRIVDRVRDDPILCGLSIPLPNINNKSISSFFSREEKAANYRATVQPKAKPHRTVLSDQPLPDALALPSSLPPPDRQQMQFEQPRHTAGKRRGEKRRLDFEEPDPEAGPSNRPIQAQPAAAAPPYILPAVRAAPILLVVPAQPCAPSIQFAGPSCRQVFVPVLPPPALIPKPIVPKKSARPCGACQVPQCGGRRKRYTPSKDKAAGSSQKIYTFCPATGKSTTSGFEGVVYTSFEHFKSVVDEELERRRSH; from the exons ATGCTGAGGAACCGCCCGCCCTCCAGCCGCCTTGCCTCTCCCAGCAAGGTGGCCGCCTCCATCAAGGCACAATATAAAAGGATTGTGGATCGCGTGAGAGACGATCCCATCCTCTGCGGCCTCTCCATCCCACTGCCCAACATCAACAATAAGTCCATCTCCAGCTTCTTCTCTCGGGAGGAGAAGGCTGCCAACTACAGAGCTACGGTGCAGCCCAAAGCCAAGCCCCACCGCACCGTGCTGTCTGACCAACCGCTGCCCGACGCTCTTGCGTTGCCGTCCTCGCTGCCACCACCAGACCGACAGCAAATGCAGTTCGAGCAGCCTCGCCACACGGCCGGGAAAAGGCGCGGAGAGAAGCGGAG GTTGGACTTTGAGGAGCCGGACCCAGAGGCGGGACCTTCAAATCGGCCCATCCAAGCCCAGCCTGCTGCCGCCGCCCCCCCCTACATCCTACCTGCAGTCCGGGCAGCTCCCATACTGCTGGTGGTCCCAGCACAGCCGTGCGCTCCATCAATCCAGTTTGCCGGACCTTCCTGCAGGCAGGTATTCGTCCCCGTTCTGCCCCCCCCTGCTCTCATCCCCAAGCCCATCGTCCCCAAAAAGTCGGCGAGGCCCTGCGGGGCATGCCAAGTTCCTCAGTGTGGTGGCCGGAGGAAACGCTACACGCCCTCCAAGGACAAAGCGGCTGGAAGCAGCCAAAAAATTTACACTTTTTGTCCTGCCACAGGGAAGTCAACCACCTCTGGCTTTGAAGGCGTGGTGTACACCAGCTTTGAACACTTTAAAAGTGTGGTGGACGAGGAgctggagaggaggagaagCCATTAA
- the LOC114456305 gene encoding putative olfactory receptor 13C6, with protein sequence MGEEFNETYITLGGFEGMENYRYLYFILVLTLCILSIYSNAIIMYIIWEHQNLHESMYIFIAALSVNSLLVSINIYPKLLIDFLSEKQTVSYSVCLLQYFLCYCLGIVDLLLLAAMAFDRYVSICKPLVNPNIMTNRTVVVVLVFAWFVPASQMSVSTVLSAKQKVCHFVIKGFFCPNSIFKLHCVNSKVISVFGLLSCMFILGICPVFFVLFTYARS encoded by the coding sequence ATGGGTGAGGAATTCAATGAGACATATATAACACTTGGGGGCTTTGAAGGCATGGAAAACTatagatatctttattttatcCTTGTGTTGACGCTGTGCATTTTATCAATTTACAGTAATGCTATTATCATGTATATTATCTGGGAACATCAAAACCTTCATGAGTCTATGTACATTTTCATTGCAGCTTTATCAGTAAACTCACTTTTAGTCAGTATAAACATTTACCCAAAACTTCTGATTGATTTTCTATCTGAGAAACAAACTGTATCCTATTCAGTCTGCCTTCTTCAGTACTTCCTATGTTACTGTTTAGGTATTGTAGACTTATTACTATTGGCAGCCATGGCCTTTGACAGGTATGTGTCCATATGTAAGCCTCTGGTAAATCCAAACATCATGACTAACAGGACTGTGGTTGTTGTACTAGTTTTTGCCTGGTTTGTGCCTGCTTCTCAAATGTCAGTGTCCACTGTGTTGAGTGCCAAGCAGaaagtctgtcattttgttataaAAGGATTTTTCTGTCCCAACTCTATCTTTAAGCTACACTGTGTGAACTCAAAAGTGATATCAGTATTTGGTTTGTTGTCTTGCATGTTTATATTGGGTATTTgtcctgtgttttttgttttattcacataTGCTAGAAGTTAG
- the LOC114456712 gene encoding uncharacterized protein LOC114456712, with product MTAQQHQLERSQRKDKVWIIGSSYIRRGEEAALKFFGDNLGLDANVHWFGKGGMRWEGVLPCFYGQLSTQGPPDILLVHAGGNNLGINSANSLAYTIKEDFTKLHIKFPAMKIIFSSINERRSWRYGKLSLIIRDRKTINHFVKRASVCFKGDVVEHPLLRFYKRSLFIPDGVHFSDEGNHLFLTSIRSTLQNFLKESKIPTRTISGATMPIRTFSVTKSSTATVSGHKKNITPISWP from the exons ATGACGGCCCAGCAGCATCAGCTTGAAAg ATCACAGAGAAAGGACAAAGTGTGGATAATCGGCTCCAGTTACATCCGGCGGGGCGAGGAGGCTGCACTAAAGTTTTTTGGAGACAATTTGGGACTGGACGCCAACGTGCACTGGTTTGGAAAAGGAGGGATGAGGTGGGAAGGAGTTCTGCCTTGTTTTTATGGTCAGCTTTCCACCCAGGGACCCCCTGACATCCTCCTGGTTCACGCCGGAGGAAACAACCTGGGCATAAACAGTGCAAATAGTCTGGCCTACACTATTAAAGAGGACTTTACCAAATTGCACATTAAATTCCCTGCAATGAAGATCATCTTCTCCTCCATTAATGAACGCAGATCCTGGAGGTACGGGAAGCTGTCCCTGATCATCAGGGACAGAAAAACCATCAATCATTTTGTCAAGAGGGCGTCTGTCTGTTTCAAAGGAGACGTTGTTGAACATCCTCTCCTGCGATTCTACAAACGATCACTGTTTATTCCAGACGGAGTTCATTTCTCTGATGAGGGAAACCACTTATTCTTGACAAGCATCCGCTCCACCCTCCAGAACTTTCTAAAGGAGTCAAAAATACCAACAAGGACCATCTCTGGGGCAACGATGCCAATAAGGACATTCTCAGTGACAAAAAGCAGTACAGCAACCGTCTCTGGACATAAAAAGAACATTACACCAATCAGCTGGccttga